In one Saccharibacillus brassicae genomic region, the following are encoded:
- the nikC gene encoding nickel transporter permease — MSDAFLKADYRPSADTLDKKAQPGPWRDAARSFTRNKTAVVGLCLVLFFVLLALIAPLIMPYDYKAQVLTDRLKPPSGDHWFGTDDLGRDIFSRVIYGARISLLVGLLSVVGSIVVGTLLGIIAGFYGKWVDMLISRVFDILLAFPGILLAIAIVAILGPSLQNALYAIAIVNVPTYGRLVRSRVLSLRQEEFITAARALGANDGRILFRHILPNSLTPIIVQGTLGVATAIIEAAGLGFLGLGAQPPDPEWGKMLSDSRQFIQTAPWTVIFPGLCILLTSLGFNLMGDGLRDTFDPKMKGR, encoded by the coding sequence ATGAGCGACGCATTCCTCAAGGCCGATTATCGGCCGTCCGCCGATACGTTGGACAAGAAAGCGCAGCCGGGCCCCTGGCGGGACGCGGCCCGGTCTTTTACACGCAATAAAACGGCCGTCGTCGGCCTCTGCCTCGTCTTGTTCTTCGTCCTGCTGGCGCTGATCGCTCCGCTGATCATGCCTTACGACTACAAGGCGCAGGTACTGACGGATCGGCTGAAGCCGCCGTCCGGCGATCACTGGTTCGGCACCGACGATCTCGGCCGGGACATCTTCAGCCGCGTCATCTACGGCGCGCGCATCTCGCTGCTGGTCGGACTGCTGTCCGTCGTCGGCTCGATCGTGGTCGGTACGCTGCTCGGCATTATCGCGGGCTTTTACGGCAAATGGGTGGACATGCTTATCTCGCGCGTGTTCGATATTCTGCTCGCGTTCCCGGGTATCCTGCTCGCGATCGCGATCGTGGCCATTCTCGGACCTTCGCTGCAAAACGCGCTGTATGCGATCGCGATCGTCAACGTCCCGACGTACGGGCGGCTCGTCCGCTCCCGGGTGCTGTCGCTGCGGCAGGAAGAGTTCATCACGGCGGCCCGGGCGCTCGGCGCGAACGACGGGCGCATCCTGTTCAGGCATATCCTGCCGAACAGCTTGACGCCGATCATCGTGCAGGGCACGCTCGGCGTCGCTACCGCGATCATCGAAGCGGCCGGACTCGGCTTCCTCGGGCTCGGCGCCCAGCCGCCGGACCCGGAATGGGGCAAGATGCTGTCCGACTCGCGGCAGTTTATCCAGACCGCGCCGTGGACCGTCATTTTCCCCGGCCTTTGCATCCTGCTCACCTCGCTCGGCTTCAACCTGATGGGCGACGGGCTGCGCGATACGTTCGATCCGAAGATGAAAGGGCGCTAA
- a CDS encoding DEAD/DEAH box helicase family protein produces MSTNLNVKLITRNLGDELIAGMQHATGIYIMTSFLMQSGVNLLAPHLKKALDRGAEVKLLAGDYLYITQPEGLQKLLSIDDRLEARLWRSMGTSFHPKAYLFDYENGEGLLIVGSSNFSFSALKTGYEWNLAMNAQAEPYTFRSAMDQFMENLYHDTTLPLTEDTISLYEEEYLLNHRKNPELQRQIIETEEAEADIGDWQTEETPAEEPQTDTKIRPRPAQEMALEALTATIEEEYDRAMVIMATGLGKTYLAAFLAQRYKRVLFIAHREEILKQAVRSFQHVLPERSHGLYNGESKDSDADCVFASIYTLGMKKHRETFAPDAFDLIVIDEFHHAAARSYQSVIDYFQPQFMLGITATPDRMDGQDVYALCGGNVAYRIHFIEAIRREWLAPFQYYGVHDETDYSGIRWLGSHYDEEQLLAAQLREEYAERVYEAWFKRRQTRTIAFCSSIQQADYLSDYFRTRGSRTLSLHSRTREMSRDEAIRRLDAGELEVLFTVDLFNEGTDIPSVDTLLFVRPTESLTVFTQQVGRGLRLAEGKSHCVIIDLIGNYRNADVKLGLFAEYDEDSDGKNGRLTTVPTVPDSCSIQLETAVVNLLEELSRKRAPHREKLHRDFLDLKGELGRIPTYLELHLQGRSVSKGYRDEFGSYAGFLSWAGMLDDREQQVYERYEAWLRDVEKTVMTKSYKMVVLLYMLERGADRWNEPVTAEEAAAFFHGYLTEKEYRKVIDFSDKESKRLWDWNEQTQTKVTKLIADMPMSKWAGAKGSQTELADGAFGLAFEVAEEDKALLHRWTREVCEYRLHVHFERRT; encoded by the coding sequence ATGTCCACGAATCTTAACGTCAAGCTCATCACCCGCAACCTGGGGGATGAGCTAATTGCGGGGATGCAGCATGCGACGGGGATCTATATCATGACGTCTTTTCTTATGCAGTCCGGGGTCAATCTGCTGGCGCCGCATCTGAAAAAGGCGCTGGATCGAGGGGCCGAGGTGAAGCTGCTGGCGGGGGATTATCTGTATATCACTCAGCCGGAAGGGCTGCAGAAGCTGCTGAGTATCGACGATCGGCTGGAAGCGCGGCTGTGGCGGAGCATGGGAACGTCGTTTCACCCCAAAGCGTATCTGTTCGACTACGAAAACGGGGAAGGGCTGCTGATCGTCGGCTCTTCCAATTTTTCGTTTTCGGCATTGAAGACAGGGTATGAATGGAATCTGGCGATGAACGCGCAGGCGGAGCCGTATACGTTCCGCAGTGCGATGGACCAGTTTATGGAGAATCTGTATCACGATACGACGCTGCCGCTGACGGAAGACACGATCTCGCTGTACGAAGAGGAGTATCTGCTCAATCACCGTAAAAATCCCGAACTGCAGCGGCAGATTATCGAGACGGAGGAAGCCGAAGCGGACATCGGGGACTGGCAGACTGAGGAGACGCCGGCAGAGGAGCCGCAGACAGATACGAAGATCCGGCCGCGGCCGGCTCAGGAGATGGCGCTGGAGGCGCTGACGGCGACGATCGAGGAAGAGTACGACCGCGCGATGGTGATTATGGCGACGGGACTCGGGAAAACGTATCTGGCCGCTTTTTTGGCGCAAAGGTATAAACGGGTTCTGTTCATCGCGCACCGGGAAGAGATTCTCAAGCAGGCGGTCCGCTCGTTCCAGCACGTCCTTCCGGAGCGCAGCCACGGCCTCTATAACGGGGAGAGCAAGGACAGCGATGCGGACTGCGTGTTTGCTTCGATCTATACACTGGGGATGAAAAAGCACCGGGAGACATTTGCGCCGGATGCTTTTGACCTGATCGTCATCGACGAGTTCCATCATGCGGCGGCGAGGTCTTACCAGTCGGTCATCGACTATTTCCAGCCGCAGTTCATGCTGGGTATCACGGCGACACCGGATCGGATGGACGGGCAGGACGTGTATGCGCTGTGCGGCGGGAACGTGGCTTACCGGATTCATTTTATCGAGGCGATTCGGCGGGAATGGCTGGCGCCTTTCCAATATTACGGCGTGCACGACGAGACGGACTATTCGGGCATTCGCTGGCTGGGCAGCCATTACGACGAAGAACAGCTGCTTGCAGCGCAGCTGCGGGAAGAATATGCGGAGCGCGTGTACGAAGCTTGGTTTAAAAGACGTCAGACGCGCACGATCGCGTTCTGTTCGTCGATCCAGCAGGCGGATTATTTGTCGGACTACTTCCGCACGCGCGGCAGCCGGACGCTCAGCCTGCATTCGCGCACCCGTGAGATGAGCCGGGACGAAGCGATCCGCAGACTGGACGCCGGAGAGCTGGAAGTGCTGTTCACCGTCGATCTGTTCAACGAAGGCACGGACATCCCGAGCGTCGATACGCTGCTGTTCGTCCGCCCGACCGAGTCGCTGACCGTGTTCACCCAGCAGGTGGGCCGCGGTCTGCGTCTGGCGGAAGGCAAATCGCACTGCGTTATTATCGATCTCATCGGCAACTACCGGAACGCGGACGTGAAGCTGGGTTTGTTTGCGGAGTATGACGAAGATTCGGATGGAAAAAACGGTCGTCTTACCACGGTTCCCACCGTACCGGACAGCTGCTCGATCCAACTGGAGACGGCGGTCGTCAACCTGCTGGAAGAACTGAGCCGCAAACGCGCGCCGCATCGGGAGAAGCTGCACCGCGACTTCCTTGATCTCAAAGGCGAGCTGGGCCGCATCCCGACTTATCTGGAGCTGCATTTGCAGGGGCGGTCCGTAAGCAAAGGGTATCGGGATGAGTTTGGGTCTTATGCAGGGTTCCTGAGCTGGGCGGGGATGCTGGATGATCGCGAGCAGCAGGTGTACGAGCGGTATGAAGCCTGGCTGCGCGACGTGGAAAAGACGGTCATGACGAAAAGCTACAAGATGGTCGTGCTGCTGTACATGCTGGAGCGCGGCGCGGATCGTTGGAACGAGCCGGTGACGGCCGAGGAAGCGGCAGCGTTTTTCCACGGGTATCTGACGGAGAAAGAATACCGCAAAGTGATCGACTTCAGCGACAAGGAATCCAAGCGGCTGTGGGACTGGAACGAGCAGACGCAAACGAAAGTGACAAAGCTGATCGCGGACATGCCGATGAGCAAATGGGCGGGTGCGAAAGGCAGTCAGACGGAGCTTGCGGATGGGGCGTTTGGGTTGGCTTTTGAAGTGGCGGAAGAGGATAAGGCGCTGCTGCACCGGTGGACGCGGGAGGTATGCGAGTATCGGCTGCATGTGCATTTTGAGCGGCGGACATGA
- a CDS encoding nucleoside triphosphate pyrophosphohydrolase has product MKTHNKLIRNLIPNIITSTGKSSTTRILDEAEYVTELRAKLREEADEYFAASSDAEALEELADMLEVIRALAVTHGEDSEKLEQIRADKAAQRGGFDERIYLIDVHES; this is encoded by the coding sequence GTGAAAACCCACAACAAACTAATCCGAAACCTCATCCCTAATATCATCACTTCCACCGGCAAATCATCCACCACCCGCATCCTGGACGAAGCCGAATACGTCACCGAACTCCGCGCCAAACTTCGTGAGGAAGCCGACGAATACTTCGCCGCTTCCTCCGATGCAGAAGCGCTGGAAGAACTCGCCGATATGCTCGAAGTGATCCGCGCCCTCGCGGTCACGCACGGAGAAGATTCCGAGAAGTTGGAGCAGATACGCGCCGACAAAGCCGCCCAGCGCGGCGGGTTCGACGAGCGGATCTACCTGATCGATGTCCACGAATCTTAA
- a CDS encoding DNA cytosine methyltransferase: protein MLFKKGEFFNGPGGIAMGAKMSKVVDKEGRVYSVQHEWANDYDEAACRTFIHNICPTKSETVIQEDVRKLDINSLTDIDAFTFGFPCNDYSLVGEKKGLHGEYGPLYTYGVQVLKKFQPKWFIAENVSGLTSANDGQAFNLILGDLIEAGYKIIPHLYKFQEYGVPQTRHRIIIVGIRNDLNLQFKVPAPTHGPGKLPFKTAKEALMEPPIALDAPNHERTRHTAKVIEFLNNIPAGQNAWYEGIPEHLRLNVKGAKMSQIYRRLSENTPSYTVTGSGGGGTHMYHWEEPRALTNRERARLQTFPDDYEFLGGKEKVRQQIGMAVPPEGAKIIIEAILKTFAGIEYDYIDAKWNTDRMIMQKELTLI from the coding sequence ATGCTTTTTAAAAAAGGTGAATTCTTTAACGGCCCTGGTGGAATAGCAATGGGTGCTAAAATGTCCAAAGTTGTAGACAAAGAAGGCAGAGTATATTCGGTCCAACACGAATGGGCTAATGATTATGATGAAGCTGCTTGCAGAACTTTTATACACAATATTTGCCCGACAAAATCTGAAACAGTAATTCAGGAAGATGTAAGAAAGTTAGATATCAATTCTTTAACAGATATAGACGCATTTACTTTCGGATTCCCTTGTAATGATTATAGTCTTGTTGGTGAGAAAAAAGGATTACATGGAGAATACGGACCACTTTACACTTATGGAGTACAAGTTTTGAAAAAATTCCAACCTAAATGGTTTATAGCTGAAAATGTATCTGGTTTAACAAGTGCTAATGATGGACAGGCCTTCAATTTAATTTTAGGAGATCTTATAGAAGCAGGTTATAAAATTATTCCTCATCTGTATAAGTTCCAAGAATATGGAGTCCCACAAACAAGACATAGAATTATTATTGTAGGTATAAGAAACGATTTGAATTTGCAATTTAAAGTCCCAGCACCAACTCATGGTCCTGGAAAATTACCATTTAAAACTGCAAAAGAAGCCTTGATGGAACCTCCAATCGCATTAGATGCTCCTAACCACGAACGTACACGCCATACTGCAAAAGTCATAGAGTTTTTAAATAACATACCAGCAGGCCAAAATGCTTGGTATGAAGGTATACCTGAACATCTGAGGTTAAATGTTAAAGGAGCTAAAATGAGCCAGATTTATCGTAGGCTGTCTGAGAACACCCCTTCCTATACGGTAACAGGAAGCGGGGGAGGCGGAACTCATATGTATCATTGGGAAGAACCTCGCGCTTTAACTAACCGTGAAAGAGCACGTTTACAAACTTTCCCTGATGATTATGAATTCTTAGGTGGTAAAGAAAAAGTAAGACAACAGATTGGGATGGCGGTACCTCCAGAAGGAGCTAAAATAATCATAGAAGCTATATTAAAAACATTTGCAGGAATTGAATATGATTATATTGACGCAAAATGGAATACAGATAGAATGATTATGCAAAAAGAACTTACTCTCATTTAA
- a CDS encoding A/G-specific adenine glycosylase codes for MKLWFERNHRDYPWCHTKDPYEILIAEFLLQQTHVRKVEEAYLSLLSDFPTAKELAEASESKLIDLISPIGLIYRAKRMKSTANQVFLNYGGKIPDTFEDLIKLPGVGNYIANAVLCYGYYQNRVPIDTNVIRLFMRYFNLSSEKPRPRTDEVLAEQIRDRYTFDFDYRIANWAVLDFAGLVCTMIKPQCPLNEHCSYYNKKILIHKE; via the coding sequence TTGAAACTGTGGTTTGAGAGAAATCACAGAGATTACCCGTGGTGCCATACTAAAGATCCCTATGAGATACTTATAGCCGAATTCTTACTCCAGCAGACTCATGTTCGAAAAGTAGAAGAAGCCTACCTTTCTTTACTAAGCGACTTTCCAACTGCAAAAGAATTAGCAGAGGCTTCAGAATCAAAGCTAATTGATTTAATTAGCCCTATTGGCTTAATCTATCGTGCTAAGAGGATGAAATCAACCGCTAATCAAGTATTTTTAAACTATGGTGGAAAAATACCAGATACATTTGAAGACTTAATAAAATTACCAGGCGTTGGAAATTACATTGCCAATGCAGTTCTGTGTTACGGTTATTATCAGAATAGAGTTCCTATTGATACAAACGTAATTAGGTTATTTATGAGATATTTCAATTTGTCTTCCGAAAAACCTCGGCCTAGAACTGATGAAGTTTTGGCTGAGCAAATTAGAGACCGTTATACTTTTGATTTTGATTATAGAATCGCCAACTGGGCAGTTCTAGACTTTGCCGGATTAGTTTGTACAATGATTAAGCCTCAATGTCCGCTTAATGAACACTGCTCATACTATAATAAAAAAATTCTAATTCACAAAGAGTAA
- a CDS encoding ABC transporter substrate-binding protein, whose translation MRKRMGWLFTLMLSLALILAACGGGGSGTSEPAASTEPGEAASTEPAADPAAGGSGGTLIVGRGGDSAALDPAIVTDGESLKIAQQVFDPLLAYKAGTTEVEPALAESWEISDDGLKYTFKLREGVKFHDGTDFNADAVVFNFTRWNDPESKFKFEGDSFDYYDSMFGPAEARVIKSVTASDASTVVFELNQPQAPFLQNLAMPPFSIASPAAVEKSGADFKANPVGTGPFVFKEWKRSDSITLEKNPDYWQEGLPKVDSVIVRSIPDNTARFNALQNDEIDMMEDLSPDDLATLESNPNLQKFNRPPFNVAYLGFNVTKKPFDDPKVRIALSHAVDKQGIVDAFFAGQAEPAKNPIPPSLWGYNDSIEDYPYDLEQAKKLLADAGYANGIEQPLTFYAMPVSRPYMPDGRKVAEVIQASFAQIGVTVNIESPEWATYLDDLSKGEKDDLFIIGWTGDNGDPDNFFYPLLDKDSIGGNNYSQYASEPLHELLVKAQQETDQAERTKLYEEAQVVIHDDAPWVPLVHSTPLLAASTKVQGYVPSPTGSEPYAEISIQQ comes from the coding sequence ATGAGAAAAAGAATGGGTTGGCTGTTTACTCTAATGTTGTCGCTGGCATTGATTTTGGCCGCTTGCGGAGGAGGCGGAAGCGGGACTTCCGAACCTGCGGCTTCTACGGAACCGGGCGAAGCGGCTTCGACCGAACCGGCTGCGGACCCTGCGGCCGGAGGCAGCGGCGGTACGCTGATCGTGGGCCGCGGCGGCGATTCGGCCGCTTTGGACCCCGCGATCGTGACCGACGGCGAATCGCTGAAGATCGCGCAGCAGGTGTTCGATCCGCTGCTCGCTTACAAAGCGGGCACGACGGAAGTCGAACCGGCGCTCGCGGAGAGCTGGGAAATTTCCGACGACGGCCTGAAGTACACGTTCAAGCTGCGCGAAGGCGTCAAATTCCATGACGGCACCGACTTCAATGCCGACGCGGTCGTGTTCAACTTTACCCGTTGGAACGATCCGGAGAGCAAGTTCAAGTTCGAAGGCGACTCGTTCGACTACTACGATTCGATGTTCGGTCCGGCCGAAGCGCGCGTCATCAAGAGCGTAACGGCTTCTGACGCTTCGACGGTCGTGTTCGAACTGAACCAGCCGCAGGCGCCGTTCCTCCAGAACCTGGCAATGCCTCCGTTCTCGATCGCAAGTCCGGCCGCTGTCGAGAAATCGGGCGCCGATTTCAAAGCGAACCCGGTCGGAACCGGCCCGTTCGTGTTCAAGGAATGGAAGAGAAGCGATTCCATCACGCTTGAGAAGAACCCGGACTACTGGCAGGAAGGTCTGCCGAAGGTCGATTCGGTCATCGTGCGTTCGATTCCGGACAACACGGCCCGCTTCAACGCTTTGCAGAACGACGAGATCGACATGATGGAAGATCTCAGCCCGGACGACCTGGCGACGCTCGAAAGCAATCCGAACCTGCAAAAGTTCAACCGTCCTCCGTTCAACGTGGCGTACCTCGGCTTCAACGTCACGAAGAAGCCGTTCGACGATCCGAAAGTCCGGATCGCGCTCAGCCACGCGGTCGACAAGCAGGGCATCGTCGACGCCTTCTTCGCGGGACAGGCCGAACCGGCCAAGAACCCGATTCCGCCGTCCCTGTGGGGCTATAACGACAGCATCGAAGATTATCCTTACGACCTCGAACAAGCCAAGAAGCTGCTGGCTGACGCTGGCTACGCGAACGGCATCGAACAGCCGCTGACGTTCTACGCGATGCCGGTATCCCGTCCGTACATGCCGGACGGCCGCAAAGTCGCCGAAGTCATTCAGGCGAGCTTCGCGCAGATCGGCGTGACGGTCAATATCGAATCGCCGGAATGGGCCACGTACCTGGACGATCTGAGCAAAGGCGAGAAAGACGACCTGTTCATCATCGGCTGGACGGGCGACAACGGCGACCCGGACAACTTCTTCTACCCGCTGCTCGACAAAGACTCTATCGGCGGCAACAACTACAGCCAATACGCAAGCGAACCGCTGCACGAACTGCTCGTCAAAGCGCAGCAGGAGACGGATCAGGCGGAGCGCACGAAGCTGTACGAAGAAGCCCAGGTCGTCATTCACGACGACGCGCCGTGGGTGCCGCTCGTGCACTCTACGCCGCTGCTGGCCGCTTCCACAAAAGTGCAGGGTTACGTGCCGTCGCCGACGGGTTCGGAACCGTACGCGGAAATCTCGATCCAACAATAA
- a CDS encoding NAD(P)/FAD-dependent oxidoreductase, translating to MKKMIVVGSGILGASAAYHLSRSAADVHVTLIDAKHPGRATDAAAGIICPWLSQRRNQAWYRLAKRGARYYAQLTEELHRLGEHDTGYARVGALSLHTDPAKIEQMRKRAEQRREDAPEIGEIEVLDNARVRELFPLLGEGYHAVRVSGAARVDGRALRDALISAARRNGAEVVEGAAVLEVERAERGEHAQLDKQERGGEFAATDAGGRVTGVIVDGRRLPADEVIVCAGAWAGELLRPLGVHFRVTYQKGQILHMQMPNERSSGRWPVVIPPTDQYLLSFEDGKMVVGATHENGVELSDTRVTAGGVHEVLSKGLALAPGLADGEPGEVRVGFRPFTPGFLPVIGRVPGWAGLITANGLGASGLTMGPFLGRQLAKLALGLEPDLPLDDYAVEKALGEG from the coding sequence ATGAAAAAAATGATCGTCGTCGGCTCCGGCATTCTTGGCGCTTCGGCGGCTTATCACCTCTCGCGCTCGGCTGCGGACGTGCACGTGACGCTGATCGACGCGAAGCATCCAGGCCGGGCGACCGACGCGGCCGCCGGCATCATCTGTCCGTGGCTGTCGCAGCGGCGCAACCAGGCGTGGTACCGGCTCGCCAAGAGGGGCGCGCGCTATTACGCACAGCTGACGGAGGAGCTGCACCGTCTGGGCGAACACGACACGGGTTACGCCCGCGTCGGCGCGCTCAGCCTGCATACGGACCCGGCCAAGATCGAGCAGATGCGCAAAAGAGCCGAGCAGCGGCGCGAAGACGCCCCGGAGATCGGGGAGATCGAAGTGTTGGATAACGCGCGGGTGCGGGAGCTGTTTCCGCTACTCGGCGAAGGCTATCACGCCGTGCGCGTCAGCGGCGCGGCGCGGGTGGACGGACGCGCGCTGCGCGACGCGCTGATCTCGGCCGCGCGCCGGAACGGGGCGGAGGTCGTGGAAGGGGCTGCGGTGTTGGAGGTGGAGCGAGCGGAGCGCGGGGAGCATGCACAGCTTGATAAGCAGGAACGAGGTGGAGAATTCGCCGCAACGGATGCGGGAGGACGCGTCACCGGGGTTATCGTCGATGGCAGGCGGCTGCCCGCGGACGAGGTGATTGTGTGCGCGGGAGCTTGGGCGGGCGAACTGCTGCGTCCGCTCGGCGTGCATTTTCGCGTCACGTACCAGAAAGGGCAGATCCTGCATATGCAGATGCCGAACGAGCGGTCGAGCGGCCGGTGGCCGGTCGTCATTCCGCCGACGGATCAATATTTGCTGTCTTTTGAAGACGGCAAAATGGTCGTCGGCGCCACGCACGAGAACGGGGTGGAATTGTCCGATACCCGCGTGACGGCGGGCGGCGTGCACGAAGTGCTGAGCAAAGGGCTGGCGCTTGCGCCGGGCCTCGCGGACGGCGAGCCGGGCGAAGTGCGGGTCGGGTTTCGGCCGTTTACGCCGGGCTTTCTGCCCGTAATTGGGCGCGTTCCCGGCTGGGCGGGATTGATTACGGCGAACGGCCTCGGCGCTTCGGGGCTGACGATGGGGCCGTTTCTCGGCCGCCAGCTGGCGAAGCTTGCGCTTGGACTGGAGCCGGACCTGCCGCTGGACGATTACGCGGTGGAGAAGGCGCTGGGGGAAGGGTAG
- a CDS encoding ABC transporter permease, with protein sequence MNSYILKRLLVLIPVLLGMTLIVFSIIHAIPGDPADTILGEKATEQSKQALRDQLGLDKPWLQQYFSYLGDLLSGDLGNSIRTRAPISEEIVPYLAATFELTMASMLFAVLFGVNAGIISAWKHNSWFDYVCMLIALLGVSMPVFWLGLMEQWIFANELHWLPSSGRMNARDPMEAVTGFYVLDAIIQGQFAQLWTVFKHLVLPAIALGTIPMAVIARMTRSSMLEVMQLDYVRTARAKGLSQFAVVYRHALKNSFIPVLTVIGIQTGALLGGAVLTETIFAWPGVGRYIFEAISNRDYPVIQSGILIVAIIFVLINLLVDLLYVVFDPRIQYK encoded by the coding sequence GTGAATTCTTATATTTTGAAACGGCTTCTTGTACTGATTCCGGTCCTGCTGGGCATGACGCTTATCGTCTTCTCGATCATTCATGCCATTCCGGGCGATCCGGCGGACACCATTCTCGGGGAAAAAGCGACCGAGCAGTCCAAGCAGGCGCTGCGCGACCAACTGGGGCTCGACAAGCCGTGGCTGCAGCAGTATTTCAGCTATCTGGGCGATCTGCTGAGCGGCGATCTGGGCAACTCGATCCGCACGCGGGCGCCGATCTCCGAAGAGATCGTGCCGTATCTTGCGGCGACGTTCGAACTGACGATGGCCAGCATGCTGTTCGCGGTGCTGTTCGGCGTCAATGCCGGCATCATCAGCGCCTGGAAACACAATTCGTGGTTCGATTACGTCTGCATGCTTATCGCGCTGCTCGGCGTGTCGATGCCGGTGTTCTGGCTCGGCCTGATGGAGCAGTGGATCTTCGCCAACGAGCTGCATTGGCTGCCGTCCAGCGGACGGATGAACGCGCGCGACCCGATGGAAGCCGTCACCGGCTTCTACGTGCTCGACGCGATTATCCAGGGGCAGTTCGCCCAGCTGTGGACGGTGTTCAAGCATCTGGTGCTGCCGGCGATCGCGCTCGGCACGATCCCGATGGCCGTAATCGCGCGCATGACCCGCTCCAGCATGCTGGAAGTGATGCAGCTCGATTACGTGCGTACCGCGCGTGCCAAAGGGCTGTCGCAGTTCGCGGTCGTCTACCGGCACGCGCTCAAAAACTCGTTTATCCCCGTGCTGACGGTGATCGGCATCCAGACGGGCGCGCTGCTCGGCGGCGCCGTGCTGACAGAGACCATCTTCGCCTGGCCGGGCGTGGGACGCTACATTTTCGAAGCGATCAGCAACCGGGATTACCCGGTTATCCAGTCCGGCATCCTGATCGTCGCTATCATCTTCGTCTTGATCAATCTGCTGGTGGATCTGCTGTACGTCGTGTTCGATCCGCGCATCCAGTACAAATAG
- a CDS encoding FAD-dependent monooxygenase encodes MHTRTALISGASIAGLSAAFWLSRAGWAVTVLERADAFRDGGQNIDVRGSGREVLAKMGLEDQVRAQTTTEEGTAFVDDKGRTVGAFPVRGTDGLTAELEILRGDLARLILEALPPEVSVRYGDRIEHVHNREENVEVELLSGKKETYDLLVIAEGVRSKTRDNVFAGDVSRRELELNIAYGTIPRTAEDDRWWRWYTAPDRRQVSLRPDNQGTIRAMLAFTSKDRNFAALPPDQARAELSRVFEGAGWQTQRVVDGFETSHDVYFDYLTQIMMTRWSKGRTCVMGDAAWCVTPIGGGGSSLALIGGYVLAAFLSQAPPPTDSADRSANDLQPYLDQYEQWMRPLIDKAQHLPPGAPKMFYPKTRAGVGTIHTLIRIASLGPVRKVASRFNPIAKKQQDLPEIRLVQQV; translated from the coding sequence ATGCACACACGCACAGCACTCATATCCGGAGCAAGCATCGCCGGCCTCAGCGCGGCATTCTGGCTAAGCCGGGCCGGCTGGGCCGTTACCGTGCTCGAACGCGCCGACGCTTTCCGTGACGGCGGGCAAAACATCGACGTACGCGGCTCGGGACGCGAAGTATTGGCCAAAATGGGCCTCGAAGACCAGGTCCGCGCTCAGACGACGACCGAAGAAGGCACCGCGTTCGTCGACGACAAAGGGCGCACCGTCGGCGCTTTTCCGGTACGCGGCACCGACGGCCTGACCGCGGAGTTGGAGATTCTGCGCGGAGATCTGGCCCGCCTCATTCTGGAGGCGCTCCCGCCCGAAGTGTCGGTGCGCTACGGCGACCGGATCGAGCACGTGCACAACCGCGAAGAGAACGTCGAAGTCGAACTGCTGTCCGGCAAAAAAGAAACGTACGACCTGCTCGTCATCGCCGAAGGCGTACGGTCGAAGACGCGGGACAACGTGTTCGCGGGCGACGTCTCCCGGCGCGAACTGGAGCTGAACATCGCCTACGGCACGATCCCGCGCACCGCCGAAGACGACCGCTGGTGGCGCTGGTACACCGCCCCAGACCGGCGCCAGGTGTCGCTGCGCCCGGACAATCAAGGCACGATCCGCGCGATGCTTGCTTTTACGAGCAAGGACCGCAACTTCGCCGCCCTGCCGCCCGACCAGGCCCGTGCCGAACTGAGCCGCGTCTTCGAAGGTGCCGGCTGGCAGACCCAGCGCGTCGTCGACGGCTTCGAGACTTCGCATGACGTCTACTTCGACTATTTGACGCAGATTATGATGACCCGTTGGTCAAAAGGCCGGACCTGCGTCATGGGCGACGCCGCCTGGTGCGTCACTCCGATCGGAGGCGGCGGCTCGTCCCTTGCGCTGATCGGCGGATACGTGCTGGCCGCGTTCCTCTCGCAAGCGCCGCCGCCGACCGATTCCGCCGATCGATCCGCCAACGATTTGCAGCCTTATCTGGACCAGTATGAACAGTGGATGCGCCCGCTGATCGACAAAGCCCAACACCTGCCGCCCGGCGCGCCCAAAATGTTTTATCCCAAAACCAGAGCCGGCGTCGGCACCATCCACACCCTGATCCGGATCGCCAGCCTCGGCCCCGTCCGCAAAGTCGCTTCCCGCTTCAATCCGATCGCCAAGAAGCAGCAGGATTTGCCGGAGATTCGGTTGGTGCAGCAGGTGTAA